The Jaculus jaculus isolate mJacJac1 chromosome 1, mJacJac1.mat.Y.cur, whole genome shotgun sequence nucleotide sequence AAAGCTGGacttttttatatgtatattatagatAACAGTTTCCATTGTGTTCTAATTTATCAAAAATGGCTTATCTTTAGAAACTTTTTGTATTGACTCAATACTTGGCAAGTAGCCTGTGGTTTCAGAAGGCCTGGGGTGGGTTGGGGGAGTCCTGAGTCTGCCACACAGCCACCTACCagcatttgtttgtttgccaCCCATGTCTTACTCTGCATGTTTCATGCTCCTTACTGGCAGGTTTGCAGTTAACCAGCTATTTCCCAAGAGGCAGAGCACAGAGCTGCCTGTCAGGCCAGCTTTCTGTGGTACTTGTTTTAGAGCATCTGTGCTtaactgagacagagagagatctgGTGTCTCTAAAGCCTGTGGCTCAGTTTCAGTGTGAAGATGAGTACTGCAGGGGAGGCCTACAGTGTGCAGGTATGGCCACCTCCCTGGGACTTCCCCAGGTCCTTCATGGAGGGGAGATATAACCAGGTTCCACCACATCTAGTTAGCTCTGACAGTCCCAAGTCCACCTCAAGTTAGGACAACACTGGTTCTTGACTTCCTTTATTGGGATCTGGGGTTCTGGGCTAGGCCCACTGCTCCAGCTCCATGAGAATATGTTCAAAGTCATCGTAGTGGCTGCTGGTGCTAGATAGGCACAGGCCAAGACTGCTGCTGTCAAGGGAAGATACGCCTTCCCGCTGCACACCCTCTAGGTATGCCCTGCATAACCACGGCTCCAGCTGTAGGAAAGGCACATGTTAGGGTACCAACCAGGTGGCCCATCCCCACCTGTTATAGCCCAAGCCCCACCTTCACCAGGATCAGGTTCTTCTCCTTGGGTCTCCCCGCGGACAGATCTTGCCCAAAGCCCAGGTAGATGGTATAGTGTGGCGAGCCTTGCCTCTGACGGGTCTGAAACTCTCCCAGCTCTGTAGGAAGTGGCTCTGGTCAACAGGGTAAGCTGGGACCCAAGGGAACAGCACCCCAGGTAGGTATTTCACTGACCTCGGAAAAAGGTGCTGAAGTCGAAGATGCGGGTGTAGCAGTTGCGCTCCAGCAGCTGCACTGGTGTGGAGGAGCCTGCTGAGCCCAGGGGGCTGCCTACCTCCCAGTATACTTGGCACCTGCCCTGGCGTTGGGCCCACAGTACTGGACCCTGCAGCTCCAGCTTCAGGCCAGGAGCCACATGTTGCAGAAGCCTCTCTGTGTAGAGCACCTGTTTCTGGTCAGGCAGCTCAGCAGGGCTGGGGAAGACCACCTGCTGTGGCTCTGGAGCCAAGATGGGTGAGCCCACTGGATTGTACAGGAATACACATCTGGGTTGCCTCATCACTGCCTGCAGCACCGTGCGGCCCTTGTACATGATGGTTACATCCAGGAGCCCCGTGCTGTGCTCTGTGTACAGATCAGGCTGTGAGTAGCCGGCATGGGTGGGGACATGATACACATTTGCTGGGCCCATTCACCACTGTTGGGGTACAGATGTGAGGGGAGGGTGCTGTGCGAGGTTTAGGGGCTGCATGGGAAAAGCTTGAACCTGAATCCCAGCCTTTTCCCAAGAAGCCCTTAGCCCTCACCTGTCAGAGCTGTGTGCTGAGGCCTGGGGTTGGGGACAGCCTCTGCTGCCCATGCTGTGCAGGGCTCCTCCGAAGTATGCTCTTGCTCTGGGCCTGAGGACAACAGTAGGAGCAACTGAGCTGCCCAGCTGTAGCCAGCACTGTTCTGGCCTCTCATAGTGCCCTACCTCCCAATCTCCAGTGTATGGCATCCTTGTCCCTCTCCCCAGGGCCTATGCTGTCTTGCCTGTCCCTGCAGCCTCCCTGCAGAGCAGATAAACCCTCCCGCTCAGTAACAGCCCAGCACCTCTTGCTCCTCACCAGCAACCTGTGGGGGGACTGGATCTGTCCCCTGCGTAGCTTCAGGCAGGTGGTTCTCCAGGAGGCTGTGCTTCAGAACTTGGAGCAAGAGGTCCTCAGTGCCACTAGCAGGCACAGGGCTCGGGGCTTGGGGCTCAGCATCTCCTGTTAGGAATTGCCTCTGGGGCCCACCCTGCAATAGGGAAACAGTAATGATAAGTAGCTGCCCAGCTGTCACACCTAGGGAGAAAGACTGACTATACCTGTGAGGGTGGGGCGCCCCTGAGTGTTTCTTTCTCCACCTTTTTCATGGCTGAGCTTtctgagaaaaggaagagaaggaaggaggtgaGACCCTGAGGCTGACATGTAATTTGGTTGTGATACTTGAGTTGTCTGGTTCCCATACCCTCTCCTCACCTGGCATTTTGAAGCTCAGGACCCTGACTTGGGAAAGAAGGTGTCCCATTGTCgtggttccccccaccccctggaaGGATAGAAGCTAGGCCTGGTATCAGCCCCTCCCAGAACAGTCTCTAAAACTATAAATcagggtttgggagatggctgagcagttactggcctaagttcaattccccagcaaccacataaaaccagacataaagtggcacatgcatctggagttcatttaagagaccctggggcacacatgtacacacacccctTATACACATgaataattttttacttatttttgtttgttttttcaaggtagggtttcactctagctcagactgacctggaattcactatgcagtcttggtGGTCTCAATTCATggcaatcatcttacctctgcctcctgagtgctgggattaacgatgtatgccaccacacccagcactcgggaggcagaggtaggaggattgccgtgagttcaaggccgccctgagactacatagtgaattcaaggtcagcctgagctagagtgagaccctgcctcgaaaagcaaaacaaacaataaattagagagtgggtgtgccagtgcctctagccactgcaaatgaactccagatgcatgtgcccccatatgatctggtttacgtgggttctggagactccaaaatgggtccttggtcttcacagacaagtgccttaccccctaagccttctctccagccatgaataattttttaaaaaccaaattgCACCACAGGGTCACTAAGGCAAAGCAGAGTCTTCTGCCCTCTCTGCGGGTCTCCCAGATCCAACTCTACTAGCAGCATTCCTCACCTCTCGACCCCACTTCAGGGCTGAGTGCATACACCTTGTGCGGGTCAACAGAGTCGCCAGAGTTGTCTTGCACCATAACAAAGCGCCCCGTGCTACGAAGCGCACAGCGGAAGTTGGTTTTCCACCCCGCACGCTCAGCAGTCTCAGCCTCTGGGGGCGGCAGGTCTCCTCCACGGGGTGGCCACCTTCCTCTGGCCATCGCCCAAGCCTGGAGAGGAGAACCGGAAACGTGGGCCAGAAGCCCGCAGGGGCCAGGGTAGGTCCTCCAGGGGGGCAGGGCTGGATCCCACCTTAAAGATAAGCGCGTCGGCCTCACTCAGATCCCTGCGTGCGAAATGCTTCCAGGGCACGCGGAAGACCGTGTGGGCgtcgtccagccactgcagcccCTCGTACAGGCCGCTGCTGACCTTATCCAGAAGCCACTCTCCGAACAGCACGCGCTGGGTCCCCCTGCAGGCAGGACAGTCACAGTGGGGTCAGGGGCATGGGGGGTACCCAAAGCGCACAGAACAGGGCCAGCTTGCTGGGGTGAGGGAGTATTCTCACCACTCTGTAGCCATAGCTTCTTCTACGGGGACAGTCTGGGAGAATGCGAGTGGGCCCTTCACTTGGAGAGGCTGTGGTCAGAGGAGTGGTCAGGGATCACCACAGGTGAGGGGAGAAGATGCGCTTCTTGTTACGATGGTGTCAGGTTTGGCCACAGGTACTGCGGCCAGATGTCACAAGTGTGACCCAGATGTTACAGGTGTTGAGTCACAGATGTGGATTGACAGCTTGCAGCCACCTTGCCTAAGAGTGGATTCCTTGGTCAAGGTGACTAGAGGTGTGACTACAGATGTGGCAGGCGCGCGCACGTGAAGTCACAGGTGTTGATCCAGCGTCCGGGCCTGGACGAGCAGTCGCAGGCTGGACCCTGCGGAGACAGGAGAGGAAAGGCGGTGTGGAGGGGGCGGGGGAGTAGGGCCCTGGCCAGGAAAGCGAAACTGAGTCCTGGGAAAATGAAACCTAGACAAGCTCCCAGGCAGCCGCGGCTTCCCACGCTCCCGGCACCGACCCCGCGCCCTGTCCTCGGTCCCCGACCTCAACCCACGCGCGGATCCAGACCCCACCAGCGCATCTCTTGACTCCAGACTCTCCGGGTCCCTCTGCCCGGCTCCCGGACCCTCTACATGGTCCCTCCCGGGGCCGCTACTCCACGGGGAGGACAAGGACTCCCACGTGGGCCTTGGCTCCCATTCTACGCCGCGTGGGCCCAGGGGTCCTGCGTACCTGGTACCGGAGCCGCCGGGTCGGGAAGTCTTGTCTCAAA carries:
- the Irf7 gene encoding interferon regulatory factor 7, with the protein product MATEWGTQRVLFGEWLLDKVSSGLYEGLQWLDDAHTVFRVPWKHFARRDLSEADALIFKAWAMARGRWPPRGGDLPPPEAETAERAGWKTNFRCALRSTGRFVMVQDNSGDSVDPHKVYALSPEVGSRESSAMKKVEKETLRGAPPSQGGPQRQFLTGDAEPQAPSPVPASGTEDLLLQVLKHSLLENHLPEATQGTDPVPPQVAGPEQEHTSEEPCTAWAAEAVPNPRPQHTALTEHSTGLLDVTIMYKGRTVLQAVMRQPRCVFLYNPVGSPILAPEPQQVVFPSPAELPDQKQVLYTERLLQHVAPGLKLELQGPVLWAQRQGRCQVYWEVGSPLGSAGSSTPVQLLERNCYTRIFDFSTFFRELGEFQTRQRQGSPHYTIYLGFGQDLSAGRPKEKNLILVKLEPWLCRAYLEGVQREGVSSLDSSSLGLCLSSTSSHYDDFEHILMELEQWA